The following coding sequences lie in one Rutidosis leptorrhynchoides isolate AG116_Rl617_1_P2 chromosome 4, CSIRO_AGI_Rlap_v1, whole genome shotgun sequence genomic window:
- the LOC139845415 gene encoding uncharacterized protein, with product MKYNEISHFSHPEHQLIYDYTQVPFKCDGCNEPGIGSNYKCNTCNHDLHVHCALPSPSISHPFYTKCTFEFLTTPPGSAPRYCNACQKDISGFVYHCKACGFDLHPCCAKLPTMLDDGEVKLYLCRKVGSACHKCGKKGRSWSYRSMCKKYNLHVACAKEMLVDSWHAIYYGGVENSNYGDEVYGQNWKLETRIPSLKGTLQSYHHKGKKSRKKMKKCCRIAGLAVQFVISAVLGDPTTLIAGVIGALISK from the coding sequence ATGAAATATAATGAGATTTCTCATTTCAGCCACCCTGAACACCAGCTCATATACGACTACACTCAAGTCCCGTTCAAGTGCGACGGCTGCAATGAACCTGGAATAGGGTCCAACTACAAGTGCAACACATGCAACCATGACTTACATGTTCATTGTGCTCTCCCATCCCCATCCATATCCCACCCTTTCTACACCAAGTGCACTTTCGAGTTCCTGACCACCCCACCGGGTTCAGCACCGCGTTACTGCAACGCTTGCCAAAAAGATATTTCTGGCTTCGTCTACCACTGCAAGGCGTGCGGGTTTGACCTACACCCATGTTGCGCAAAGCTTCCAACCATGTTGGATGATGGGGAGGTCAAGTTATACTTATGTCGCAAGGTGGGATCCGCCTGCCATAAATGTGGTAAAAAGGGACGAAGTTGGAGCTATAGGTCAATGTGCAAAAAGTATAATTTGCATGTGGCGTGCGCAAAGGAGATGTTGGTGGACAGTTGGCACGCTATATATTATGGTGGGGTAGAGAATAGTAATTACGGTGACGAAGTGTACGGGCAAAACTGGAAACTAGAGACGCGAATTCCAAGCTTAAAAGGGACCCTACAGAGTTATCATCACAAGGGTAAAAAGAGTAGAAAGAAAATGAAGAAATGTTGTCGAATAGCTGGTTTAGCGGTACAGTTTGTGATATCAGCAGTTCTCGGTGATCCAACTACTCTAATCGCCGGTGTTATTGGTGCTTTAATTTCAAAATAG
- the LOC139845414 gene encoding plastid division protein PDV2-like, with protein MMDEERITLVLSRASELRSKITNSIHNSSSSSSLDSTTQTLAPTSNTQYEDDDEEETESLLNIRDSLEALEAQLSSLQALQQQQLYEKQASLAEIDHSRKKLLQSLKAYNGEDLEVIHEATAFASSTVEMDSNDLLLLPPYPTRPTSSLAHDNGHLSHFIVTTKVPQNDHPNCNPNGSVVESKSRNSLKGLGKVIGAAAKTVFTFVGFIAVMHLSGFEPRLNRRGTEFKVLGPAQEMGNEEKAETRVTCPPGKIMVIENGVTRCLVKERVEIPFKSAVTLPDVSYGWG; from the exons aTGATGGATGAAGAACGTATTACCTTGGTACTTTCTCGAGCTTCGGAGCTCCGATCCAAAATCACCAATTCCATTCacaattcatcttcttcttcttctttagatTCCACAACTCAAACCCTAGCACCAACATCAAACACGCAatacgaagatgatgatgaagaagaaactGAAAGCCTTTTAAACATTCGCGATTCACTCGAAGCTCTTGAGGCTCAATTGTCTTCGTTACAG gcattacaacaacaacaattgtATGAAAAGCAAGCATCTCTTGCTGAGATTGATCATAGTCGCAAGAAGTTACTCCAATCGCTAAAAGCGTACAACGGCGAAGATTTGGAAGTCATACACGAAGCTACTGCTTTTGCTAGCTCAACGGTAGAGATGGATAGCAAcgatcttcttcttcttcctccttaTCCAACACGTCCTACGTCCTCCTTAGCACATGACAATGGTCACTTATCCCATTTTATTGTAACAACCAAAGTCCCTCAAAATGATCATCCAAACTGTAACCCAAATGGTAGTGTTGTTGAATCGAAGTCCAGAAACTCGTTGAAAGGATTGGGTAAAGTAATTGGTGCAGCTGCAAAAACAGTTTTTACCTTTGTTGGTTTTATAGCTGTTATGCATCTATCCGGTTTTGAACCGAGACTAAACAGAAGAGGGACTGAATTCAAGGTTTTGGGTCCGGCTCAAGAGATGGGGAATGAAGAAAAGGCGGAAACGAGGGTCACATGTCCACCTGGCAAGATTATGGTAATTGAAAATGGTGTAACGCGCTGCCTTGTGAAAGAAAGAGTTGAGATTCCTTTTAAGTCTGCTGTTACATTACCAGATGTAAGTTATGGGTGGGGGTAA